The genomic window TGTGGAAGAGCCAACTTGTAGTCCACAAATGTAACTGACTATTATTCTGTGTAAATTATATAGTCAATTAGATGGAACAAATATGTTCATATTTGGACAAAAGTAGTTAAACAACATTACCATatttgatataaaaaaaaaatcaatgttttgttttctctgaaaAACCTCCCCCTGATCCAAACTGCCGCAGAGACATTGACATTCCTAGATCCATGTCAGCAtgagctcctctcctctcagcagTTATATTCATAAGCTAGTGTGTTCAGTTAACAGTTAACATATGTTAATGTACCTATAAGATAAACAAATAGCCCatacaaatcaataaataaaaatgtaggcTATATGATCAATGGCTCCCACAACACGATATAGTGTAAAACTTACATGTTGACAACAGAAACAGAGGACGGATCACTGCTACATTTTTCTAATACTGGCGGAATGTTGCGCAGTTAGTGCATGATTTATCTACgctatatttatttttgcatcTTAGAAAatagcttgtttttttgttaaacagTTGGAAATGTAGACTAAAAAATACACGTATAAAGAAAAGTTAAAGCtatcagaaaatgtgtttgtccAGCCAAAGCGCGCACACGGCTGTCGAGGTTTAAACCTATTTGCATATGCTGTGTGATACCTAAATAGGCCTAAACAGTGAGTGGGTGACAACTGTGAGTCACAGATGCCACCGGTGACGCAATGTGGAATTTAACCTAAAAAAATTTCCAGCATAAGCAAGTCTTTTATATTAGCGCAAATAGCATACGCACTGGCATGCGCAATAAACCAAGCTCATAATACCTGCTTGTTATCATTCTTATACATTTAATAagtcttaaaacacacaacaacaaaattgTCAAGCCGTTATGAGATCTACATATTTACATTGAAACATGTTTTGCACAAGATACACAACTTGCGAAACACCCAACGTGTACAAAAATAGATGTCTTCCAACTTAACATATTAAAGGACAAATAAACATTGCATTAGAAGCGTCCTTGAATCAGtgtacaaaaagacacacagcaagGCACTAAAGGAGGAAAACGCAAATAAACGTGTTAATATTATTTTGTTGTCaattaaataattacatttttcctCTGAAACGTTTTTTTGCAGTTAATTCACATTTACATGCTCAGGCTGAGCGCAATTAAAAAAACTCCCCGTTAGTCTATATTACAAACGCCCTTTGTAAAATTCTTATGAATTCATGGCTATATTTACTTTGTGTTTTCACTATGCCGCACAGGCATGTGGGACATCTTGTCAGTCTTTCTGTCACTTCTGCTACAGGGGAAATGTGCGTAGTTGCGCATGCCTTTACAAAATTGTAGTTTATTCTGATTTTGGTGATTAGACTGCTATCTTCAGTCCATAACAGTTTCAGAATCACTTTCTGAAAGTTATTGTCAGATGTTAGTGTGCGTCACGCTGCCATGGTGACATTAAAGTTTTTACAGGTGAACCTATGAACAGATCGCACTGGTTGTGGTGATGCCGCTAGATTGCCTTTCTAGCCCGGAGCTGctggaagatgaggaggatgaggaggaaacaGTGGACGacttcctctctttctgcctcAAGTGGATTTTAGTGTGTCTCTTCCTCTCGTCGCTTCGAGCGAACTTGCGACCGCAGAAGTCGCAAGCGAAGggcttctctcctgtgtgcGTGCGGATGTGCGTGGTGAGGTGGTCGCTGCGGCTGAAGTTGCGCATGCAGATCCGGCATTGGAACGGTTTGTGTCCAGTGTGGATTCGGATATGCCTGGTCAGTTCATCTGAGCGCGAAAACCGCCTGTCGCAGCCCTCCGCCGGGCAGGGATACGGCCGCTCATGGATGGGCGTCTTGCTGGGTCTGTTGGGGTACTTTCTGGGCCGAAGAATAGGTCTCAGGGGAAGGTTCTGTGGGCTATAGGCAGACGGGAGCCTCGGAGCCACGGCCTCGGAGCCACCACCTGGTCCCCCCAAGGTAAAGTTCCTAATAGTGTTCAGCGGGGTCAGGGGTGGAGGGACGCGGAACGTATCCAGCGGACACGGACCGAACGGTTTCCGATCTTGGACACCTGCTGTGTGCATGTCCCGCTGACAAGCTGGCTGGAAGAAACCAGAGTAGTCGGGAATAATGGGGAAAAGTCCCGGTGTGTCTGAGCTGCCGGACTGCTTCGGGGAAGAGTAAGAAGGTGGAGGGTAAGAAGCGATGgggcaggtggaggtggacaaAAACGCCGAGGGGTCCTGGTATACCTCCCCACAGCCAGAGGAGGAGTAAGGTGGCGGGGGTGAGtacagatgatgatggtggtggtctATATCTGCGTGGTTCTGAGCCGCCATGGTGCAACTCAAATTTCCGCTGGAGAAGTGATTGGGAGATCCAGAAGATGCCGGGGAGGAGGAtgctgaagaggaaggaggaggaggaggagggggcggtTGGGCCATGTTGAAGATGCCCGAGACGATGTTGATCACTCCCTCGGGGTTCCAGTTACCTGGATACTGGGAGTCGATGGAGAACTTTCCCATGTAAGTGAAGGTCTGGTTGCGGTGGGATGCTGGCTGAGAGAAGCCGCTGGAGTATGGAGAGAGGTCCAGAGAGCGTTTCTCTGCGCTCATATCTGTGCCCATTAATCCATCTGCAATGGAAAACAAATCAGAGGGATTAATTAAACTGTTCACAGCACACTGGAAATTGTGCTTTATGCAACAATACAGTAACGCATCTCTGTTCTCTGGTCTTCAATATGTTCTGGATGTTGAATATAGACAACTTTTAACTTTTATCATACGCGGCGCGTCATCTTACCTGTTGTCACATTAAGCTGGTCGTAATGCGTTCC from Parambassis ranga chromosome 19, fParRan2.1, whole genome shotgun sequence includes these protein-coding regions:
- the egr2b gene encoding early growth response protein 2b, with protein sequence MTAKTLEKVPVNLGGFVHSLAESVYSMEDIATSLPTSVAIFPNTDIGTHYDQLNVTTDGLMGTDMSAEKRSLDLSPYSSGFSQPASHRNQTFTYMGKFSIDSQYPGNWNPEGVINIVSGIFNMAQPPPPPPPPSSSASSSPASSGSPNHFSSGNLSCTMAAQNHADIDHHHHHLYSPPPPYSSSGCGEVYQDPSAFLSTSTCPIASYPPPSYSSPKQSGSSDTPGLFPIIPDYSGFFQPACQRDMHTAGVQDRKPFGPCPLDTFRVPPPLTPLNTIRNFTLGGPGGGSEAVAPRLPSAYSPQNLPLRPILRPRKYPNRPSKTPIHERPYPCPAEGCDRRFSRSDELTRHIRIHTGHKPFQCRICMRNFSRSDHLTTHIRTHTGEKPFACDFCGRKFARSDERKRHTKIHLRQKERKSSTVSSSSSSSSSSSGLERQSSGITTTSAICS